A section of the Ranitomeya imitator isolate aRanImi1 chromosome 7, aRanImi1.pri, whole genome shotgun sequence genome encodes:
- the KLHL41 gene encoding kelch-like protein 41, which yields MDPSRELKEELRLYQSTLLQDGLKELLDENKFVDCFLKAGDKSIPCHRLILASCSPYFREFFLSDESEEKKKNMELDNVDPTVMEAILKYLYSADIDLNDGNVQDIFALASRFQIPSVFTVCVTYLQRRLSPTNCLAIFRLGLLLDCPRLAVTARDYVSDRFGQICNEEDFLQLAPHELIAVISSDSLNVEKEEIVFEAVMKWVRTDKENKVKSLAEVFDCLRFRLMTEKYFKDRVEKEELLKGDPEIQKKIKVIKDAFGGKLPEPTKEAVDGDVGDEDLLPGYLNDIPRHGMFIKDLIIMVSDAATVAYDPLENECYLVALSEQIPRNHSSIVTKSKQVYVIGGLYVDEESKDNPLQSYFFQLDSIGGEWIGLPPLPSARCLFGLGEADNCIYAIAGKDLQSEESLDTVFSFDVKLVAWKEAKKLPIKVYGHSVVSHNGLMYCLGGKTDDKKCTGRLFAFNPKKGEWKDLPPMKTARSMFGVAVHKDKIYVAGGVTEEGLTAVVEAYDIPTNKWEAISEFPQERSSINLVTSAGSLYAIGGFAMVQLESKEFAPSEVTDIWKFEDDKKEWSGMLKEIRYASGATCLDSRLNLFKLTKL from the exons atggatccCAGCCGGGAACTAAAAGAAGAACTTCGGCTTTATCAATCTACTCTTCTCCAGGATGGACTGAAGGAACTTCTAGATGAAAATAAGTTTGTTGATTGCTTCCTAAAAGCTGGAGACAAAAGTATACCTTGTCACAGGCTGATCCTTGCATCCTGTAGTCCTTACTTCCGGGAGTTCTTCTTGTCTGATGAAAGCGAAGAGAAGAAAAAGAATATGGAGCTGGACAATGTTGACCCAACAGTGATGGAAGCCATTCTTAAGTACCTATACTCTGCCGATATTGACCTTAACGATGGCAATGTCCAGGATATTTTTGCGTTGGCCAGTCGTTTCCAGATCCCATCCGTCTTCACCGTATGTGTCACCTATCTCCAGAGACGCCTCTCGCCTACTAATTGTTTGGCTATCTTCAGGTTAGGTCTCCTTCTGGACTGTCCACGTCTTGCAGTCACTGCGCGGGACTATGTGTCTGATCGATTTGGTCAGATATGTAATGAAGAGGACTTTCTGCAGCTTGCTCCACATGAATTGATAGCCGTTATTTCTAGCGATAGTTTGAATGTCGAAAAAGAAGAAATTGTTTTTGAGGCCGTGATGAAATGGGTGAGGACGGATAAAGAGAACAAAGTGAAAAGCCTGGCCGAGGTCTTCGACTGCCTTCGATTTCGTCTTATGACCGAAAAATATTTCAAAGATCGTGTAGAAAAGGAGGAGCTGCTTAAAGGAGATCCTGAAATCCAGAAAAAGATTAAGGTTATTAAAGATGCCTTTGGAGGCAAACTGCCCGAACCAACCAAAGAGGCAGTAGATGGTGATGTTGGGGATGAAGACTTACTTCCTGGATATCTCAATGACATTCCTAGACACGGCATGTTTATCAAAGATCTTATCATAATGGTCAGTGACGCGGCGACAGTGGCCTATGATCCTCTAGAAAATGAATGCTACTTGGTAGCTCTATCTGAGCAAATTCCAAGAAATCATTCCAGTATCGTCACCAAATCCAAGCAAGTGTACGTCATTGGTGGCCTGTATGTGGATGAAGAAAGTAAGGATAATCCTTTACAGTCCTACTTCTTCCAG CTGGACAGCATTGGTGGGGAATGGATCGGACTGCCGCCACTACCATCGGCCAGGTGTCTATTTGGCCTTGGTGAAGCCGACAACTGTATCTATGCCATTGCTGGCAAAGACCTACAGTCCGAAGAGTCACTTGATACAGTGTTTTCGTTTGATGTGAA ATTAGTGGCTTGGAAGGAGGCAAAGAAACTTCCCATCAAGGTTTATGGGCATTCTGTAGTATCACATAATGGACTGATGTACTGTTTGGGAGGAAAAACAGATGACAA GAAATGTACTGGAAGATTGTTTGCGTTCAACCCCAAGAAAGGGGAATGGAAAGACCTTCCTCCAATGAAAACCGCTCGCTCCATGTTTGGCGTCGCCGTCCATAAAGACAAGATCTACGTCGCTGGTGGTGTCACAGAAGAAGGACTGACCGCAGTAGTGGAAGCCTATGATATTCCCACCAACAA atgGGAAGCAATATCAGAATTCCCACAGGAAAGAAGCTCCATAAACTTGGTCACTTCAGCGGGATCTCTGTATGCAATCGGGGGATTTGCAATGGTTCAGCTGGAATCAAAAGAATTTGCACCTTcagaggtcacagatatatggaa GTTTGAAGACGACAAGAAGGAATGGAGTGGGATGCTGAAGGAAATACGATACGCCTCTGGAGCCACCTGTCTTGACTCTCGCCTTAATCTTTTTAAGCTGACAAAGCTGTAA